The following are encoded in a window of Thiohalophilus sp. genomic DNA:
- a CDS encoding cation:proton antiporter, translating to MMSEHATLLISLGALLLLGMATDGIGKLTRLPRVTLLLIFGFLIGPGALDLLPDRSEAWFELITTIALTMIGFLLGGKLSRQGIFRHGRAVMGYSVLIALLTTGGVILGLLLLNTPPPLAVLLGAIAAATDPATTIEVIRESNRDNRITRTLLGIVAVDDAWGLIIFSVALAVAAVLTGNGSLYQSILHGVWDIGGALLLGLAIGIPAALLTGRLRQGEPTILEALGVVILCAGLTDWLAVSPFLAAMTLGMVIVNLARHHTRPFHVIDDFDRPFLVLFFVLAGAQLELLSLLEIGLLGSAYVLLRIISRFAGAWSAGAWLHTSVNESNRLALSLMPQAGVAMGMGLVAAERYPAFSETLISVVIGSTVLFEILGPILTRRALSTLPESNAAKEHN from the coding sequence ATGATGTCTGAACACGCCACGCTATTAATTTCCCTCGGCGCCCTGTTGCTGCTGGGCATGGCCACCGATGGCATCGGCAAGCTCACGCGACTGCCACGCGTGACGTTGTTGCTGATATTTGGATTTTTGATCGGCCCGGGTGCCCTGGATCTGCTGCCCGATCGCAGCGAAGCGTGGTTCGAGCTGATCACGACTATCGCCCTGACCATGATCGGTTTTTTGCTCGGCGGCAAACTCAGTCGCCAGGGCATCTTCCGCCACGGTCGCGCGGTGATGGGCTATTCGGTGCTGATTGCCCTGCTCACGACCGGCGGGGTGATCCTCGGGCTGCTGTTGTTGAATACACCGCCCCCACTGGCGGTGCTGCTGGGCGCTATCGCGGCCGCTACCGACCCGGCCACCACCATCGAGGTCATTCGCGAGAGCAACAGGGATAACCGTATCACCCGCACGTTGCTCGGGATCGTGGCGGTGGATGATGCATGGGGGTTGATTATCTTTTCCGTGGCGCTGGCCGTAGCGGCGGTGTTGACCGGCAACGGTTCCCTCTATCAATCAATTCTGCACGGAGTCTGGGACATCGGCGGCGCGTTGTTGCTCGGACTGGCCATCGGCATCCCGGCTGCATTGCTGACCGGCCGACTGCGGCAGGGCGAGCCGACTATTCTCGAAGCGCTGGGCGTGGTGATCCTCTGCGCGGGGCTCACCGACTGGCTGGCGGTCTCGCCGTTTCTGGCCGCGATGACTCTGGGCATGGTGATCGTCAACCTGGCCCGGCATCATACCCGTCCCTTCCATGTCATCGACGATTTCGATCGCCCTTTTCTGGTGCTGTTCTTCGTGCTGGCCGGTGCGCAACTGGAACTGCTCAGCCTTCTGGAAATCGGCCTGCTGGGCAGCGCCTATGTCCTGTTGCGCATTATCTCCCGCTTTGCCGGCGCCTGGAGCGCCGGCGCCTGGCTGCATACGTCCGTCAATGAAAGTAACCGGCTGGCCCTGTCGCTGATGCCGCAAGCCGGCGTGGCCATGGGCATGGGACTGGTCGCCGCCGAACGCTATCCGGCATTTTCCGAAACTCTGATCAGCGTCGTCATTGGCAGCACCGTCCTGTTTGAAATCCTTGGACCGATCCTGACCCGGCGGGCTTTGAGTACGCTGCCAGAATCAAACGCTGCCAAGGAACACAACTGA
- a CDS encoding aspartate kinase, with protein sequence MALIVQKYGGTSVGNVEKIENVAEKVIASRQAGHDVVVVVSAMSGETNRLIELANQVSDQPDPREYDVLVSTGEQVTIALLSMALNARGYPARSYTGSQVHILTDSAHTKARILDIDESRMRTDLEQGRVVVVAGFQGRDEDGNITTLGRGGSDTTAVALAAALKADECQIYTDVDGVYTTDPRVVAEARRLQRITFEEMLEMASLGSKVLQIRAVEFAGKYNVNLRVLSSFEEGPGTLITYEEAADMEQPVISGIAFNRDEAKLTILGVPDQPGMAFSILGPIGDANIEVDMIIQNVGADGTTDFTFTVHRNDYDKALKLLQEIAKKLGAREVAGDKSIVKISLVGVGMRSHAGVASQMFETLAKEGINIMMISTSEIKISVVVEEKYLELGVRSLHGAFGLEQEMAV encoded by the coding sequence ATGGCTCTTATTGTTCAAAAATATGGCGGCACCTCGGTCGGCAATGTCGAGAAAATCGAAAATGTCGCCGAGAAGGTGATCGCCAGTCGCCAGGCCGGCCACGACGTGGTGGTGGTGGTTTCCGCCATGAGCGGCGAGACCAACCGGCTGATCGAGCTGGCCAATCAGGTGAGTGACCAGCCCGATCCGCGGGAGTACGATGTGCTGGTCTCCACCGGCGAGCAGGTGACCATTGCCCTGCTGAGTATGGCACTCAATGCCCGTGGCTATCCGGCCCGCTCCTACACCGGCTCGCAGGTGCATATCCTGACCGACAGTGCACACACCAAGGCGCGGATTCTGGATATCGACGAGAGCCGCATGCGTACCGATCTGGAGCAGGGTCGGGTCGTGGTGGTGGCCGGTTTTCAGGGGCGCGACGAAGACGGCAATATCACCACCCTGGGCCGTGGCGGCTCCGATACCACCGCGGTGGCGCTGGCCGCGGCCCTCAAGGCGGACGAATGCCAGATTTACACTGACGTGGACGGGGTCTACACCACCGATCCACGGGTGGTGGCCGAAGCCCGGCGCCTGCAGCGCATCACGTTCGAGGAAATGCTGGAGATGGCCAGCCTGGGCTCGAAAGTCCTGCAGATCCGCGCGGTGGAATTTGCCGGCAAATATAATGTCAATTTAAGGGTGCTATCCTCATTTGAGGAAGGCCCCGGTACACTCATTACCTATGAGGAAGCAGCGGATATGGAACAACCTGTCATCTCCGGCATCGCCTTCAATCGCGATGAAGCCAAGCTGACGATCCTGGGCGTTCCGGATCAGCCCGGTATGGCATTCAGCATTCTGGGGCCGATTGGCGACGCCAATATCGAAGTGGATATGATTATCCAGAACGTGGGGGCGGACGGAACCACCGATTTCACCTTCACGGTGCATCGCAATGACTACGACAAGGCCCTGAAACTGCTGCAGGAGATTGCCAAAAAACTGGGTGCGCGCGAGGTTGCCGGCGACAAATCGATTGTTAAAATCTCACTGGTTGGCGTTGGCATGCGTTCTCACGCCGGGGTGGCCAGCCAGATGTTCGAGACCCTGGCCAAGGAGGGGATCAACATCATGATGATTTCCACCTCAGAAATCAAAATCTCCGTGGTGGTCGAAGAAAAGTACCTGGAACTGGGCGTACGCTCCCTGCACGGCGCGTTCGGGCTTGAGCAGGAAATGGCGGTATAA
- the soxA gene encoding sulfur oxidation c-type cytochrome SoxA, translating into MRLLPFALLMLPGSLFALEPQSSYELLSDELKEMQDDDFANPGMMTVDLGRELFQKSGFNGKSCATCHGDNGEKLDPEQIAAYPKYDSQRGPVTLQSQINQCYADRQEEFPMLYNADELIALETFVRYLARGEKVNVDVSGPMREHYEAGKEIFHTRIGQRDMACVHCHEMYVGQRLRGQILNQAQINGFPIYRITDGSIMSLHEKYIGCYGTLRAMPYEPGSQEYIDLEVYMSARGNGLPIETPGVRH; encoded by the coding sequence ATGCGGCTTTTACCATTTGCCCTGTTGATGTTGCCCGGCTCGCTGTTTGCACTGGAACCGCAGTCCAGTTATGAACTGCTGAGTGATGAGCTGAAAGAAATGCAGGATGATGATTTTGCCAATCCGGGCATGATGACCGTCGATCTCGGACGCGAGCTTTTCCAGAAATCGGGGTTCAATGGTAAGTCCTGCGCAACCTGTCATGGTGACAACGGGGAAAAACTCGATCCCGAGCAGATCGCGGCTTATCCAAAGTATGATTCACAACGTGGTCCGGTGACGTTACAAAGTCAGATCAATCAGTGCTATGCGGATCGGCAGGAAGAGTTTCCGATGCTTTATAATGCCGACGAGTTGATTGCGCTGGAGACCTTTGTACGTTATCTCGCCCGGGGTGAGAAGGTGAACGTGGATGTCAGTGGACCGATGCGTGAGCATTACGAAGCAGGCAAGGAGATTTTTCATACCCGTATCGGTCAACGTGATATGGCCTGCGTGCATTGTCATGAGATGTATGTTGGCCAGCGCCTGCGCGGCCAGATACTCAATCAGGCACAGATCAACGGGTTCCCGATTTACCGGATTACCGATGGCTCGATTATGAGCCTGCACGAGAAATATATCGGTTGCTATGGCACCCTGCGGGCGATGCCTTACGAGCCGGGGTCACAGGAATATATCGATCTGGAAGTGTATATGAGCGCCCGTGGCAACGGGTTGCCGATTGAAACACCGGGCGTTCGCCATTGA
- the alaS gene encoding alanine--tRNA ligase, with translation MNSSAELRTAFLEYFRERGHEVVASSPLVPANDPTLLFTNAGMVQFKETFLGQEPRPYKRAVSSQRCVRAGGKHNDLENVGYTARHHTFFEMLGNFSFGDYFKREAIGYAWEFLTGTLKLPADKLWVTVYQDDEDAANIWLKEIGVDEQRFTRIGDKPGGKRYESDNFWSMGDTGPCGPCTEIFYDHGPGVPGGPPGSPDEDGDRYIEIWNLVFMQYDRDKSGTLNPLPKPSVDTGMGLERLAAVMQGVHSNYEIDLFQRLIDAAAKVTGCKDKQDNSLKVIADHIRSCSFLIVDGVMPSNEGRGYVLRRIIRRAIRHGHKLGAAQGFFHQLVEPLAKEMGEAYPELVKQQTMVEKVLKQEEERFAETLDQGMQILDQAIADLPDQTIPGETIFKLYDTFGFPVDLTNDIARERGLQLDMAGFDKAMAAQRERARSASQFDVDYGEAVQVEGETEFTGYEQLAGPATVEAIYQNGQPVEELDQGQAGMLVLDRTPFYAEGGGQVGDRGRLQSAGGKFTVEDTRKQGGKVFLHFGKVSEGAIKTGEQVEASVDAERRQATAYNHSATHLLHAALRQVLGEHVTQKGSLVDADRLRFDFSHFEPISREQLQQIETLVNAHIRRNHPVETQVMAPDAAIAAGALALFGEKYGEAVRVLRMGEFSMELCGGTHVERTGDIGLFKIISEGGVAAGVRRIEAMTGQRALQWVEENEAQLEELAGMFKGAREQLAERVRQTLEHNRQLEKEVERLKAKLASSQGSDLAAQAREIDGLKVLAARLDGADPKSLRETVDQLKNKLGSAAVVLATVSGDKVALVAGVSKDHTDKLKAGELVNMVAQQVGGKGGGRPDMAQAGGSQPEGLDAALASVPEWVREKLAG, from the coding sequence ATGAACAGCAGTGCTGAATTACGTACAGCCTTTTTGGAATACTTCCGCGAGCGGGGCCACGAAGTTGTCGCCTCCAGCCCGCTGGTGCCGGCCAATGATCCGACCCTGCTGTTTACCAACGCCGGCATGGTGCAGTTCAAGGAGACCTTCCTCGGCCAGGAGCCGCGCCCCTACAAGCGGGCGGTCAGCTCCCAGCGCTGCGTGCGTGCCGGTGGCAAGCACAACGATCTGGAAAACGTCGGTTATACCGCCCGCCATCACACCTTTTTCGAGATGCTGGGCAACTTCAGCTTCGGCGATTATTTCAAGCGTGAGGCGATCGGGTATGCCTGGGAGTTTTTGACCGGGACGCTGAAACTGCCGGCGGACAAGTTATGGGTCACCGTCTATCAGGACGACGAAGACGCCGCCAATATCTGGCTCAAGGAAATCGGCGTGGACGAGCAACGCTTTACCCGCATCGGCGACAAGCCGGGCGGCAAGCGTTACGAAAGCGATAATTTCTGGTCCATGGGCGATACCGGCCCCTGCGGTCCCTGTACCGAGATTTTCTACGACCACGGTCCCGGGGTGCCCGGCGGCCCGCCCGGCAGTCCCGACGAGGACGGCGATCGCTATATCGAGATCTGGAACCTGGTTTTCATGCAGTACGACCGGGACAAAAGCGGCACCCTCAATCCGCTGCCCAAGCCGTCGGTGGACACCGGCATGGGACTGGAGCGCCTGGCCGCGGTCATGCAGGGCGTGCACAGCAATTACGAGATCGATCTGTTCCAGCGCCTGATCGATGCCGCGGCGAAAGTGACCGGCTGCAAGGACAAGCAGGACAACTCCCTCAAGGTGATCGCCGATCACATCCGCTCCTGCAGCTTTTTGATCGTCGATGGCGTGATGCCCTCCAACGAAGGGCGCGGGTATGTGCTGCGGCGGATCATTCGCCGGGCGATTCGTCACGGTCACAAACTGGGGGCGGCACAGGGCTTTTTCCATCAACTGGTTGAACCCCTGGCCAAAGAGATGGGCGAGGCCTATCCCGAACTGGTCAAACAGCAGACCATGGTGGAGAAAGTCTTGAAGCAGGAAGAGGAACGCTTTGCCGAAACCCTGGATCAGGGCATGCAGATCCTGGATCAGGCGATCGCGGATCTGCCCGATCAGACGATTCCCGGCGAGACCATTTTCAAACTGTACGACACCTTCGGCTTCCCGGTGGATCTGACCAACGACATCGCCCGCGAGCGCGGTCTGCAACTGGATATGGCCGGTTTCGACAAGGCCATGGCCGCCCAGCGTGAGCGGGCCCGTTCCGCCAGCCAGTTCGACGTCGATTACGGCGAAGCCGTGCAGGTGGAAGGCGAGACCGAGTTTACCGGTTACGAGCAGCTGGCCGGCCCGGCCACGGTCGAGGCGATTTATCAAAACGGCCAGCCGGTGGAGGAACTGGATCAGGGCCAGGCCGGCATGCTGGTGCTGGATCGCACCCCGTTTTACGCCGAAGGCGGTGGCCAGGTGGGCGATCGTGGCCGGCTGCAGTCGGCCGGGGGCAAGTTCACGGTCGAGGATACCCGCAAGCAGGGCGGCAAGGTCTTCTTGCATTTCGGCAAGGTGAGTGAAGGGGCGATCAAAACCGGCGAACAGGTCGAGGCGAGCGTGGATGCCGAACGCCGTCAGGCCACGGCCTATAACCATTCCGCCACCCATCTGCTGCATGCCGCGCTGCGCCAGGTACTCGGCGAGCATGTCACCCAGAAAGGCTCGCTGGTGGACGCCGATCGCCTGCGTTTCGACTTCTCCCATTTCGAGCCGATCAGCCGCGAACAGTTGCAGCAGATCGAGACGCTGGTCAACGCGCATATCCGGCGTAATCATCCGGTCGAAACGCAAGTCATGGCGCCGGATGCCGCGATTGCCGCCGGCGCGCTGGCCCTGTTCGGCGAGAAATACGGCGAAGCGGTGCGGGTCCTGCGCATGGGCGAGTTCTCCATGGAGCTGTGCGGTGGCACCCATGTCGAGCGCACGGGCGATATCGGCCTGTTCAAGATCATCAGCGAGGGCGGCGTGGCCGCCGGGGTGCGTCGTATCGAGGCGATGACCGGCCAGCGGGCCCTGCAGTGGGTGGAGGAGAACGAAGCCCAGCTGGAGGAGCTGGCCGGGATGTTCAAGGGCGCGCGCGAGCAACTGGCCGAGCGGGTTCGCCAGACGCTGGAACACAACCGCCAGCTGGAAAAAGAGGTGGAGCGGCTCAAGGCCAAACTGGCCAGCAGCCAGGGCTCCGATCTTGCCGCCCAGGCCCGGGAGATCGACGGGCTCAAGGTGCTGGCGGCGCGCCTCGACGGCGCCGACCCCAAGTCGCTGCGCGAGACCGTCGATCAGCTCAAGAACAAGCTGGGTTCGGCGGCCGTGGTGCTGGCCACGGTCAGCGGCGACAAGGTCGCGCTGGTGGCCGGCGTGAGCAAGGACCACACCGACAAACTCAAGGCCGGGGAACTGGTGAATATGGTCGCGCAACAGGTCGGCGGCAAGGGCGGCGGTCGTCCCGACATGGCCCAGGCCGGCGGCAGCCAGCCCGAAGGACTGGATGCCGCCCTGGCCAGCGTGCCCGAGTGGGTGCGCGAAAAGCTCGCCGGTTGA
- a CDS encoding SH3 domain-containing protein encodes MTGSSTTVRGLLLVMLLLSSPVVALAALVPFVQQFETREAVTVRSTPDTGADVVATLPAGSQLRSKKRSSDGRWIQVRLQQPAVTGYVRTRHLQRRSTASQSDSRIDLPANPRPSNYQNDPLAEAIRKKGTASLDLGELAHSGQIEMQHAKNARERQRQRELAEARRRAKEAERRRREAEKERQRQRELAEQRRREQEMAAQQQSSGVDWWSITNQVLQSTAEINRIKQENAARTRQLAEQARREQQRQQQYRQQQQAAQRQAQSQREQWQRQQQAAAERRRQQIAAQQRRQREQQRLVEQQRRASQKLLAQSAGAASSGYSGGGSSSPSGSTGTATRTGSDKGSSSRKKQKVYEPMPEVVSRENFTWFSDRDRAIANARLKSVNDINDRCSTKGARSDGPRFSDIEQGNAPTRWSYANPDCRQNSNGKWKCSAEVRGHCYRMQ; translated from the coding sequence ATGACAGGGTCAAGTACAACCGTCCGGGGCCTGCTACTGGTGATGTTGCTGCTGTCGAGCCCGGTGGTGGCCCTGGCGGCACTGGTACCGTTTGTGCAGCAGTTTGAAACCCGCGAGGCGGTGACGGTGCGCTCCACGCCGGATACCGGCGCCGACGTGGTGGCGACGTTACCTGCCGGCAGCCAATTGCGTTCAAAAAAGCGCAGTTCTGACGGTCGCTGGATCCAGGTCAGGCTGCAACAGCCGGCGGTGACCGGCTACGTGCGTACCCGCCATCTGCAGCGGCGCAGCACCGCTAGCCAAAGTGACTCGCGGATCGATTTACCCGCCAACCCGCGGCCGTCGAATTACCAGAATGATCCCCTGGCCGAGGCGATCAGGAAAAAGGGCACGGCCTCGCTGGATCTGGGTGAGCTGGCCCACTCCGGCCAAATCGAGATGCAGCATGCCAAAAACGCCCGCGAACGCCAGCGCCAGCGGGAGCTGGCCGAGGCGCGCCGGCGTGCCAAGGAAGCCGAGCGTCGCCGCCGCGAGGCGGAAAAAGAACGCCAACGCCAGCGGGAACTGGCCGAGCAGCGCCGCCGCGAGCAGGAGATGGCGGCTCAACAACAATCCTCGGGCGTTGACTGGTGGAGCATCACCAACCAGGTCTTGCAGTCGACCGCCGAAATCAATCGCATCAAACAGGAGAATGCGGCCCGCACCCGGCAGCTGGCCGAACAGGCGCGGCGCGAACAGCAACGCCAGCAGCAATATCGCCAGCAACAGCAGGCCGCGCAACGGCAGGCGCAAAGTCAGCGTGAACAGTGGCAGCGCCAGCAGCAGGCCGCCGCCGAGCGGCGCCGCCAGCAAATCGCCGCACAACAGCGTCGCCAGCGGGAACAACAGCGCCTGGTCGAACAACAACGCCGCGCGAGCCAGAAGCTGCTGGCGCAAAGTGCCGGTGCGGCGTCGTCGGGTTACAGCGGTGGTGGGAGTTCTTCACCCTCCGGTTCGACAGGCACTGCTACCCGCACAGGGTCCGACAAGGGCTCGTCTTCGCGTAAAAAACAGAAGGTGTACGAACCCATGCCCGAGGTGGTCAGCAGGGAAAACTTTACCTGGTTTTCGGATCGCGATCGGGCGATCGCCAATGCCCGGCTCAAGTCGGTGAATGATATTAATGATCGCTGTAGTACCAAGGGGGCGCGATCGGACGGGCCGCGATTCAGTGATATTGAACAGGGCAATGCCCCGACCCGCTGGTCCTATGCCAATCCCGATTGCCGGCAAAACAGCAACGGCAAATGGAAATGTTCCGCCGAGGTGCGTGGCCATTGCTACCGAATGCAATAA
- a CDS encoding TusE/DsrC/DsvC family sulfur relay protein, whose protein sequence is MTTATELERDNEGYLIDPEQWNEAVARELAEEEGLELDETYLAVLNFMRRYWAEHQVAPDVRHVVDYLVKEQGFDKKTAKAHLFELFPYGYVKQACKVAGMIKPRAWSTG, encoded by the coding sequence ATGACGACCGCGACAGAACTGGAACGGGACAATGAAGGTTATTTGATCGATCCGGAGCAGTGGAATGAAGCCGTCGCCCGGGAACTGGCCGAGGAAGAGGGACTGGAGCTGGATGAGACCTATCTGGCGGTGCTCAATTTCATGCGCCGCTACTGGGCCGAGCATCAGGTCGCTCCGGACGTGCGCCATGTGGTGGATTATCTGGTCAAGGAGCAGGGCTTCGACAAGAAAACCGCCAAGGCCCATCTGTTCGAGCTGTTCCCCTACGGTTATGTGAAACAGGCCTGCAAGGTGGCCGGGATGATCAAGCCGCGGGCCTGGAGTACCGGCTGA
- a CDS encoding PEP-CTERM sorting domain-containing protein — MDFKVKKLGQLLAIMACCGLVLTSARAVIIDDFEDGNITEYSSTGTSLAATGIVDGSHAQAGSFGLGMGTDLGLQNDWLYRTDISISEGNVLSSWVRFGNSGRAYLGFGADANGTQSFVLAPNTEDIRFQDNFGYGFSELDISSQTFSFNRWYRAEVIWSTGGAVTGNLYDSDGTTLLNTVNSSVSYSSTGGLALRGFSNVSFDTIELNPAAVPEPATLALMALGLFGIGITRNNRRRAPRSTHGA, encoded by the coding sequence ATGGACTTTAAAGTTAAAAAACTCGGTCAATTACTTGCGATAATGGCGTGTTGTGGTCTGGTACTGACATCGGCCAGGGCGGTCATTATCGACGATTTCGAGGATGGAAACATCACCGAATATAGCTCAACCGGTACTTCTCTGGCAGCCACAGGCATTGTCGATGGCAGCCATGCCCAGGCCGGCAGCTTCGGGCTGGGCATGGGCACTGATCTGGGACTGCAAAACGATTGGCTTTATCGCACGGATATCTCCATCTCGGAAGGTAATGTACTCTCTTCCTGGGTCAGATTTGGCAATTCAGGACGCGCCTATCTCGGCTTTGGCGCCGATGCGAACGGAACCCAGAGTTTTGTACTTGCTCCCAACACCGAAGACATACGATTTCAGGACAACTTTGGATACGGCTTCTCAGAACTTGATATTTCGAGTCAGACATTTTCATTTAACCGCTGGTATCGTGCCGAGGTTATCTGGAGCACAGGCGGCGCTGTGACCGGCAACCTGTATGACAGTGACGGTACTACCCTGCTCAATACCGTCAACTCCAGCGTCAGCTACTCGTCCACGGGCGGTTTGGCATTGCGTGGATTCAGTAACGTGTCATTTGACACCATCGAGCTCAATCCCGCTGCCGTTCCCGAACCGGCGACCCTCGCACTGATGGCGTTGGGTCTGTTCGGTATCGGCATCACCCGCAATAACAGGCGACGCGCACCGAGATCAACCCACGGCGCCTGA
- a CDS encoding LysR family transcriptional regulator — translation MDIEQARTFLAITANGSFLEAAHQLHLTQSTVSARLQRLEQELGARLFVRNRAGASLTPAGRRFLDYAKRLVLTADQARTEVGLPERYRASIRISGRIALWEGYLPQWVGWMRRQAPDVVIRSDIGFEEDIMRGLIEGSLDIGLMYTPTHSPGLMVEALFDETLILVSTRPDDTGPGEDYVYIEWGPGFYARHAQSYPDLEGPPQIANIGWLGVQLILTNGGSCFLPARMAIPFIEAGQLYRVADSPEFRHPAYMVYPRHSDHPVLEQALAGLRELAASQHVMA, via the coding sequence ATGGATATCGAACAGGCCCGGACGTTTCTCGCCATCACCGCCAACGGCAGTTTTCTGGAAGCAGCCCATCAGTTGCACCTGACCCAGTCCACAGTCAGTGCCCGCCTGCAGCGGCTGGAACAGGAACTGGGTGCCCGGCTGTTCGTGCGTAACCGGGCCGGGGCGAGCCTGACACCGGCCGGGCGTCGGTTTCTCGACTACGCCAAACGGTTAGTGCTCACGGCCGATCAGGCCCGCACCGAGGTGGGACTGCCGGAACGCTACCGGGCCAGCATCCGGATCAGCGGGCGTATCGCTCTGTGGGAAGGCTATCTGCCACAATGGGTCGGCTGGATGCGCCGCCAGGCCCCGGATGTAGTCATTCGCAGCGATATCGGCTTCGAGGAAGACATCATGCGCGGACTGATCGAGGGCAGCCTGGATATCGGCCTGATGTACACCCCGACCCACAGCCCCGGGCTGATGGTCGAGGCGCTGTTCGACGAAACCCTGATCCTGGTCAGCACCCGGCCCGACGACACCGGCCCCGGCGAGGATTACGTCTATATCGAATGGGGTCCGGGCTTTTATGCCCGCCACGCGCAGAGCTATCCGGATCTGGAGGGGCCGCCACAAATTGCCAACATCGGCTGGCTGGGAGTGCAGTTGATCCTGACCAACGGCGGCAGCTGTTTTCTGCCGGCGCGCATGGCCATCCCGTTTATCGAAGCCGGCCAGCTTTACCGGGTGGCGGATTCACCCGAGTTCCGCCACCCGGCCTACATGGTCTATCCGCGCCACAGCGATCACCCGGTCCTGGAACAGGCGCTGGCGGGATTGCGCGAACTGGCCGCTAGCCAGCATGTCATGGCATAA
- the csrA gene encoding carbon storage regulator CsrA, whose protein sequence is MLILTRRVGETLMIGDEVTVTVLGVKGNQVRIGVNAPKDVSVHREEIYERIKSEEDSSAQESGS, encoded by the coding sequence ATGCTGATTTTGACCAGACGGGTGGGTGAAACACTCATGATTGGCGACGAAGTCACCGTGACAGTACTGGGTGTCAAGGGCAACCAGGTGCGCATCGGTGTCAATGCCCCCAAGGATGTCTCCGTCCACCGCGAAGAGATTTACGAGCGGATCAAGAGCGAAGAAGACAGCAGCGCCCAGGAGTCCGGCAGCTGA
- the soxX gene encoding sulfur oxidation c-type cytochrome SoxX: protein MMRFQWQIPWFLSFFILWYPAVLFADESEYVEWQAVGDAIPEPLGGLQGDPVRGKAVVIDRDSGNCLACHHMPIPEEPMHGTVAPPLDGVGSRLSEGQLRLRVVNEQRINPNTIMPALYKRPGEYHRPHPAYKTTVLTAQEVEDVVAYLMTLK from the coding sequence ATGATGCGATTTCAATGGCAAATCCCGTGGTTTCTATCATTCTTCATTCTCTGGTATCCGGCCGTACTGTTTGCCGATGAATCAGAGTATGTCGAGTGGCAAGCGGTGGGCGATGCCATTCCCGAACCGCTTGGCGGATTACAGGGCGATCCGGTCCGGGGCAAGGCGGTGGTGATCGATCGCGATAGCGGTAATTGTCTGGCCTGCCATCACATGCCGATTCCCGAGGAACCCATGCACGGTACCGTTGCGCCCCCGCTCGATGGCGTCGGTTCCCGGTTGAGCGAGGGCCAGCTGCGCTTGCGAGTCGTTAACGAGCAACGGATCAATCCCAACACCATTATGCCGGCTTTGTACAAGCGGCCCGGCGAATACCATCGACCCCACCCGGCCTACAAAACCACGGTGCTTACCGCCCAGGAAGTGGAAGACGTGGTGGCTTATCTGATGACACTGAAATGA
- a CDS encoding flagellar protein FlgN has translation MADPTLLPILKDIAAHLTALQETLQAEYQALSDNDRPGIEQAARDKSRLTASLDDLEQERVTLLREAGLDLDRSGVMAYLSRQQNSTTDPIARIWQDIEQLSRDCEQQNRINGIIIEHNRKRTETALNILQGQTGNTELYSASGSTVSASNRQSIATKA, from the coding sequence ATGGCCGATCCCACGCTGTTACCGATTCTCAAGGACATTGCCGCCCACCTGACGGCCCTGCAGGAAACCCTGCAGGCGGAATACCAGGCGCTGTCCGATAACGACCGGCCGGGCATCGAACAGGCCGCCCGGGACAAGAGCCGCCTGACCGCCTCGCTGGACGATCTGGAACAGGAACGGGTCACGCTATTACGCGAAGCGGGGCTGGATCTGGATCGCAGCGGCGTCATGGCCTACCTGAGCCGCCAGCAAAACAGCACCACCGATCCGATAGCCCGAATCTGGCAGGACATTGAACAACTCAGCCGTGACTGCGAGCAACAAAACCGCATCAACGGCATCATCATCGAACACAACCGCAAACGCACCGAAACGGCCTTGAATATCCTTCAGGGCCAGACCGGTAACACGGAACTGTACTCCGCCTCGGGCAGCACAGTCTCCGCATCGAACCGCCAATCCATCGCTACCAAGGCCTGA
- a CDS encoding DUF3775 domain-containing protein yields MLELNPERVCNIIQLAREFHAKEAVVIPEMPNNPGDDWALQVLADHRDDPVYRELKYAIGDLEPDQQAQLLALSWLGREDYALEEWDVALQTAVENLLSSSPEQIIAIPYIADYLEDGLRLHGYSCDT; encoded by the coding sequence ATGCTTGAACTCAATCCAGAACGGGTTTGCAACATTATTCAGCTGGCCCGCGAGTTTCATGCCAAGGAAGCGGTGGTGATTCCCGAGATGCCGAACAATCCCGGTGACGACTGGGCATTGCAGGTGCTGGCCGATCACCGGGATGATCCTGTTTACCGGGAACTGAAATACGCCATCGGGGATCTGGAACCGGATCAGCAGGCCCAGCTGCTGGCGCTCAGCTGGCTGGGCCGGGAGGATTATGCCCTGGAGGAGTGGGACGTCGCGCTGCAGACGGCCGTGGAGAATCTGCTCTCCAGCTCCCCCGAGCAGATCATTGCTATCCCCTACATCGCCGACTATCTCGAAGACGGGCTGCGCCTGCACGGTTATTCCTGTGACACGTGA